CCGACGGCTATAGGATTGCTCAGAATCAGGCCAGGGAGAAATCTCTGCTCGGCTGCTGCCACGGCCTTCATTTGCGCCCTCTTCGCGCTCAGGGGGGACTCTAAGTCCGGTTCTCCAGACCAGATGGCGGCGGCGTTGCGTGCCGTTTTTCCTTCTTGAAGGAGCAATCTTGTTCGCTCTCGGTGTCCCTGGTTCTAGTATTTGGTGATGTTAGTCGTCTTGTTGGTTCGGTCCGCCTCTCTTGTTTAGGGCTTGGTGGGCCTTTTTGCGTTCGTGTCATGCCATGTACCCTTATCTGTACTCTTTCTTATTCCTTCTATAAATGAAAAGATGCGTGAGCTTTGGTATTGacgtaaaagaaaaaaaatatgaaaaaaaggCTAGGTAGGAATACGACGCTTTCGCATTTTCTTGCTCCATTAAAACACCACCTCGTCGCAACGGAAAAGCCATTCTCCTCTCGCCACTCTCACCGGCCCGAGCGCTCGAGCGAACCGTGAGCGACCCTCGCCCACCGCCTCGGTTCCCCATGACGATATCgctgccggcgacggcggcggctctgtCCGTCGTCCTCGCCGCGCTCTGCCTCCTCGTGGTCCCGGCCGCCGGGTTCTACCTCCCGGGCGTCGCGCCCAACGACTTCGAAAAGGTACCCACCGTACTATCTTGCGGCAAACTCTATTTCCTCCCTGCTTGCGTGGACCCCTCCCGCGCAGGATCGTGTTCTGGTCGGATCTGGGCGCAGCATGCCCAGATCTGGGCTCGCGCGGCTGGGTGTCTCGGAGATCTCCGTGCTGTCACGGGGTTAGATTGTGATGTGGCCTCGCGCAATGTAGGTGGTGCGCGGAGTGTATGCATTTCGAGAAGCCAAACTTAGAACTATGCTTGTCGCTCGAAATTATGGTTGCCCCCGCGCCTGCTTTTGCGTTAGGACGAATGAACATGCCATGGGAATGGGGTGACGAGATTTAGTAGTCAATGCACGGAGATTGACGGCTGATTGGCAGCTCGTGTGCTGGCGGCAATGCGGATTTAAAAGATGATTTATGGTCGTCAATGCTTGTCACTAAATCGTGATATAAGTTGCCTATAAGTGATTTTCGAGGACCGAATAAGTTTCGGAATGCAGATTTGCTCGTTTATAAGCTGTAAAATCTCAGGTGGGAAAAAACATTGGCCTTTAAAACTGGAGTTCGCTAGGATGTGTGGCCCTTCTCAACACTGTCagtgcttctttgattcaaaggattttcataggaattacaTTTGTTGGTTGTTCACTCAAAGATCTGAATCTCCATCTAATAATTCATATCCAACTTACTAGCATACATTATGCACTAAGCTGGCAAATGGTTTATGCAAGTTTTGGGCCGTGCTCCATGCTCACCTTTTTTCCCCCTTAGAGTTCAGTTAACTGGGATTCACTTGTTCGTATGCAACTGCTAACTGAATTATTATGGTTCAATGCAGAAAGACCATCTCCCTGTGAAAGTCAATAAACTGACTTCAATTAAGACACAACTTCCCTACTCCTTCTACTCTCTCCCATTCTGTAAGCCAGATACGATCGTTGACAGTGCTGAAAATCTGGGTGAAGTTCTCCGTGGGGATCGCATTGAGAACTCTCCATATGTGGTTTGTTCTTTTTCTATCCATTGTTTTCTTTGCCCGGTACTTTGCACAGTTGGCCTTTAACTTTTCATGTCTATGTTTTCCAGTTTGAAATGAGGGTACCTCAGATGTGTCAAATAGTCTGCAAGATTTCAGTTGGGGAAAAAGAAGGAAAGGTTCTCAAGGAAAAGATTGAAGATGAGTACCGCGTGAACATGTATGTTAGTCATTTAATTTCTGGATTATCTAAGATTTTATTGATGTCTATCGGTAGGTCTCACATAAATTCTCTACATCCAACAGGATTCTTGACAACCTACCTCTAGTTGTTCCTATTCAAAGAGTGGATCAAGAAGGTGCTTATTTCTATCAACATGGGTTCCATGTTGGAGCCAAAGGACAATACTCAGGGGTAAGTTAAACTATTATGTATTGATCAATGTCATCTGGGGGCAAAGTTCTTCTGTGCACTTTACTTTTCTTGGTTGTTTGACAGAGTAAGGATGAAAAGTACTTCATCCACAATCATTTGTCCTTTACGGTGAAATATCACAGGGATGCACAAAGGGATGTTTCTAGGATAGTGGCCTTTGAAGTAAAACCCTACAGGTACATTTGAGCTTATAATTATTTGAAAATTCAGGTTTTGGTGATTTGAATCTGAAAAACAATGGCATATGCTGCAGTGTGAAGCACGAATATGGACAGTGGAATGACAGGAAGACTCATCTGACCACTTGCGATCCGAATGCGAAACGTATAATTACATCATCTGATTCTCCTCTGGAGGTTGAAGCTGGCAAAGACATTGTCTTCACATACGATGTGGATTTCAAGGTGATAATTAATGTGTAAACCTTTTAGGTTCGACACTATTGAAGTGATTTTATTTGCTATAGTATTGTTTAGTGTGTCCTAGGTGGAGCTTGATATTATTTACTAATTCTTTCAACTACTCTTATCAACTTGCAGGAGAGTGATATCAAGTGGGCATCTCGCTGGGATAGTTATCTGCTGATGACAGATGATCAAATCCATTGGTTCTCCATTGTAAATTCTCTCATGATCGTTCTCTTCCTTTCCGGAATGGTTGCAATGATCATGCTTCGAACCCTTTATCGGGATATCTCCAAGTATAACCAGCTTGAGACTCAGGAGGAAGCCCAAGAAGAAACTGGATGGAAGCTTGTTCATGGTGATGTTTTCAGGCCGCCTGCCAACTCTGATTGGCTCTGTGTTTATGTTGGTACAGGTGTCCAGTTTTTTGGCATGATGCTTGTCACGATGGTCTTTGCAGTCCTTGGCTTCCTTTCTCCATCCAACAGAGGTGGACTGATGACAGCTATGCTCTTGCTTTGGGTTTTCATGGGTTTGCTTGCTGGCTACTCTTCTTCACGTCTTTACAAGTTGTTCAAGGGCTCAGAGTGGAAGAACATTGCCTTGAGGACAGCATTCACCTTCCCTGGCAGTGTGTTCACTGTTTTCTTCTTCTTGAATATTCTTATCTGGGGGCAGAAGTCCTCTGGTGCAGTTCCATTCACCACAATGTTTGCCCTTGTCCTCCTTTGGTTTGGTATCTCGGTGCCTTTAGTGTTTGTTGGGAGTTACCTTGGTTTCAAGAAACCAGCCATTGAAGACCCAGTGAAAACAAACAAGATTCCCAGGCAGGTACCTGAGCAAGCCTGGTACATGAACTCAATCTTTTCGATTCTAATTGGAGGGATCCTTCCATTTGGAGCTGTGTTCATTGAGCTCTTCTTTATCCTGACCTCCATCTGGCTGCACCAATTCTACTACATCTTTGGGTTCCTCTTCCTTGTCTTCCTGATTCTAATCGTCACATGTGCCGAGATCTCGATTGTGCTCTGCTACTTCCAGCTATGCAGTGAGGATTACCTGTGGTGGTGGAGATCATACTTGACATCAGGATCTTCTGCCCTGTACCTCTTCCTGTATGCGACTTTCTACTTCTACACAAAGCTGGAGATCACAAAGTTTGTGTCAGCCATCCTTTACTTCGGCTACATGCTCATCGCCTCATATGCGTTCTTTGCCTTGACGGGTACAATTGGATTCTATGCCTGTTTAATGTTCACTAGGCTGATTTACTCGTCTGTGAAGATTGAGTAATAGTGTTCTTCTCCCTAATTTTCTGTTGACATGGTGAAGGTCGATGATGTGGCCAGTGAATGCCACCCTCTAAATTTAGCTATCTATGGCATCAATTCTGAGTTCTGAAAGCTGGCTGTTAAAGATGAAGTGGTGATGTGTTATCCATGGTTAAACTATCATAGCTAGCTCCGTGAGTTTTATTCTCTTGTTCCTTTTTTGGCTTTAGCATCTGGATCACGAGGATGCCTGTGAA
The sequence above is drawn from the Triticum aestivum cultivar Chinese Spring chromosome 7A, IWGSC CS RefSeq v2.1, whole genome shotgun sequence genome and encodes:
- the LOC123146905 gene encoding transmembrane 9 superfamily member 9 — encoded protein: MTISLPATAAALSVVLAALCLLVVPAAGFYLPGVAPNDFEKKDHLPVKVNKLTSIKTQLPYSFYSLPFCKPDTIVDSAENLGEVLRGDRIENSPYVFEMRVPQMCQIVCKISVGEKEGKVLKEKIEDEYRVNMILDNLPLVVPIQRVDQEGAYFYQHGFHVGAKGQYSGSKDEKYFIHNHLSFTVKYHRDAQRDVSRIVAFEVKPYSVKHEYGQWNDRKTHLTTCDPNAKRIITSSDSPLEVEAGKDIVFTYDVDFKESDIKWASRWDSYLLMTDDQIHWFSIVNSLMIVLFLSGMVAMIMLRTLYRDISKYNQLETQEEAQEETGWKLVHGDVFRPPANSDWLCVYVGTGVQFFGMMLVTMVFAVLGFLSPSNRGGLMTAMLLLWVFMGLLAGYSSSRLYKLFKGSEWKNIALRTAFTFPGSVFTVFFFLNILIWGQKSSGAVPFTTMFALVLLWFGISVPLVFVGSYLGFKKPAIEDPVKTNKIPRQVPEQAWYMNSIFSILIGGILPFGAVFIELFFILTSIWLHQFYYIFGFLFLVFLILIVTCAEISIVLCYFQLCSEDYLWWWRSYLTSGSSALYLFLYATFYFYTKLEITKFVSAILYFGYMLIASYAFFALTGTIGFYACLMFTRLIYSSVKIE